The Acidobacteriota bacterium genome has a segment encoding these proteins:
- a CDS encoding pentapeptide repeat-containing protein, which produces MATCRWKPTRKQAYRFEYNYECREAPWRDGAFCIFHAPREEKTREEFEKAVLLKTEREESDESTGFHDFRGYVFPDGFSAFAGASPGGGKNFRKRVDFTHARFGNGASFLHAALGDKAGFFHAAFGDGADFSGAGFGDDAVFLRVRFGDGARFAGARFGNKAVFKFTAFGNGARFEDAAFGDDASFIRASFGDGTVFAGAGFGSEARFSGAAFGGGADFTRAGFGKMARFSGAAFGDGASFLHAAFGDEASFSSAAFLGSALFEGADRDESGGRVFEGSANFRGARFDKPETVLFHKVNFSRALVGDASGLEKISFRDVRWASLPGRRHAIFDEEHREESEPAPVARAYRQLTENYEAAREYRVAGDFHTGAMRMEEDSLRYHWHEPQRGRPWILPELVSACVKFIAYKCYGILSDYGESWLRPLAWLVLLVLVGGVPDYRGLVNQLSSRSFTFPLLAYLHAAALPSLIALLLHALERRFRR; this is translated from the coding sequence ATGGCGACGTGCCGGTGGAAGCCGACGAGAAAGCAGGCGTACCGCTTCGAGTACAACTACGAATGCCGGGAAGCGCCATGGAGGGACGGCGCCTTCTGCATCTTCCACGCCCCGCGCGAGGAGAAGACGAGGGAGGAGTTTGAAAAAGCCGTTCTCCTCAAAACCGAGCGGGAGGAAAGCGACGAGAGCACCGGCTTCCACGATTTCCGGGGCTACGTGTTTCCCGACGGCTTCTCGGCCTTCGCGGGCGCGTCACCGGGAGGCGGGAAAAATTTCCGGAAGCGCGTGGACTTCACCCACGCCAGGTTCGGAAACGGGGCGAGTTTTCTCCACGCCGCGTTAGGGGACAAGGCGGGCTTCTTCCACGCCGCGTTCGGAGACGGGGCGGACTTTTCCGGCGCCGGGTTCGGAGACGACGCGGTCTTTCTCCGCGTCAGGTTCGGAGACGGGGCGCGCTTCGCCGGCGCCAGGTTCGGAAACAAGGCGGTCTTCAAGTTCACCGCGTTCGGAAACGGGGCGCGCTTCGAGGACGCCGCGTTCGGAGACGACGCGAGCTTCATCCGCGCCTCGTTCGGAGACGGGACGGTCTTCGCGGGCGCAGGGTTCGGAAGCGAGGCGAGATTCTCCGGCGCCGCGTTCGGGGGCGGGGCGGACTTTACCCGCGCCGGGTTCGGAAAAATGGCGCGCTTTTCGGGCGCCGCGTTCGGAGACGGGGCGAGCTTCCTTCACGCCGCGTTCGGAGACGAGGCGAGCTTTTCCAGCGCCGCGTTCCTGGGAAGCGCCCTCTTCGAGGGAGCGGACAGGGACGAGAGCGGCGGACGCGTCTTCGAGGGAAGCGCGAATTTCCGCGGCGCGCGCTTCGACAAGCCGGAGACGGTGCTCTTCCACAAGGTGAATTTTTCCCGTGCCCTCGTGGGCGACGCTTCCGGTCTTGAAAAGATCTCGTTCCGGGACGTGCGCTGGGCGAGCCTTCCCGGCCGCAGGCACGCCATATTCGACGAAGAGCACCGGGAGGAAAGCGAGCCCGCCCCCGTCGCCCGCGCCTACCGGCAGCTTACGGAGAACTACGAAGCGGCGCGCGAATACCGCGTCGCGGGCGACTTCCACACGGGCGCGATGCGAATGGAGGAGGATTCTTTGCGGTATCACTGGCACGAGCCCCAGCGGGGGCGCCCGTGGATCCTTCCCGAGCTCGTCTCGGCGTGCGTGAAGTTCATCGCCTACAAGTGCTACGGGATTCTTTCCGACTACGGCGAGAGCTGGCTGCGCCCGCTCGCGTGGCTCGTTCTTCTAGTTCTCGTGGGCGGCGTGCCGGACTACCGCGGGCTGGTGAATCAACTCTCCTCCCGCTCCTTCACATTCCCGCTTCTCGCCTACCTCCACGCCGCGGCCCTTCCCTCCCTCATCGCCCTCCTCCTCCACGCCCTCGAGCGCCGCTTCAGGAGGTAG
- a CDS encoding molybdopterin-dependent oxidoreductase yields MQRRESAVTAGDEIILTTCPRDCYDACGIAVIKRNGAIISVRGDPDNPVNRGALCGKCALAYNGVVRDANARLKTPLKRAGPKGDGRFQPISWDEAIGTTASRLREIAASSGPEAVATAHYTGTLSLIANAFPLRFFNRLGAVEVEPDTICNMAGQVALDYTLGDSLAGFDPRTAKDAECIMVWGANPSHSAPHAHKHWLPEAPGKKIVIDPVRHPTARSADLHLQLFPGSDAALAFALLHVLRRDGMIDRDFIAGHVVGWEEIEPALDGCTPAWGEAVTRVPAAKIEEAARTYGSGPSLLWLGQGMQRQPRGGNAFRACAMLPAATGNFGKPGSGLLYLNSVGAVRDFDDDYVEAPHLRKGEGQSFSHMDLARRLEDSSGIQAFICWNINPAASNPEQGRLRRALRREDLFTVVCDLFQTDTADFADIVLPAAGFLEFDDLVASYFNFTIAPQVKAQEPMGESLPNQEIFRRLARAMGFEEPELYESDESIIEHLLSDASFRGGFEALKRAGTVFLDPEPVPQFADLRFETPSGRIEIASAQAEADGHPRVPQPIADPRPPAPRLRLLSPASDWLMNASFANDAKVSEKLGLAEVALHPDDAAALGLKEHDEVKLTNETGELVLRVRFSEETLPGVALAHKGRWPKREPGRANVNFLNPGNKTDMGESTAVHGIEVTVTPATG; encoded by the coding sequence ATGCAACGTCGAGAGAGCGCTGTGACGGCGGGCGACGAGATTATCCTCACGACCTGCCCGAGGGACTGCTACGACGCCTGCGGGATCGCCGTGATTAAGCGAAACGGCGCTATCATCTCGGTGCGCGGCGACCCGGACAACCCGGTCAACCGCGGCGCGCTCTGCGGCAAGTGCGCCCTCGCCTACAACGGCGTCGTCCGGGACGCGAACGCGCGCCTCAAGACTCCGCTCAAGCGGGCCGGGCCCAAGGGAGACGGCCGGTTCCAGCCTATCTCGTGGGACGAGGCAATCGGGACAACCGCCTCGCGGCTCAGGGAGATTGCGGCAAGCAGCGGGCCGGAGGCCGTCGCCACCGCCCATTACACGGGAACGTTATCTCTGATTGCCAATGCTTTCCCGCTCCGCTTCTTCAACCGGCTGGGCGCGGTCGAGGTCGAGCCCGACACCATATGCAACATGGCGGGCCAGGTGGCGCTCGACTATACGCTCGGGGACTCCCTGGCCGGCTTCGACCCGCGAACCGCCAAGGACGCCGAGTGCATCATGGTCTGGGGTGCCAACCCGTCCCACTCGGCGCCCCACGCGCACAAGCACTGGCTGCCCGAGGCGCCCGGCAAGAAGATCGTCATCGATCCCGTGCGCCACCCCACGGCGCGGTCGGCCGACCTCCATCTGCAGCTCTTCCCGGGCAGCGACGCCGCCCTCGCCTTCGCCCTGCTCCACGTGCTGCGGCGGGACGGGATGATCGACCGGGACTTCATCGCCGGGCACGTCGTCGGATGGGAGGAGATAGAGCCCGCCCTCGACGGCTGCACCCCGGCCTGGGGGGAGGCCGTGACCCGGGTGCCCGCGGCCAAAATCGAGGAGGCGGCGCGGACGTACGGCTCCGGGCCGTCCCTCCTGTGGCTGGGCCAGGGAATGCAGCGCCAGCCGCGCGGCGGCAACGCCTTTCGCGCCTGCGCCATGCTGCCGGCCGCAACCGGCAACTTCGGCAAGCCGGGCTCCGGTCTCCTCTATCTGAACTCCGTCGGCGCGGTGAGGGACTTCGACGACGACTACGTGGAGGCCCCGCACCTTCGCAAGGGCGAAGGGCAAAGCTTCAGCCATATGGACCTGGCCCGGCGCCTGGAGGATTCTTCCGGGATACAGGCCTTTATCTGTTGGAACATCAACCCCGCCGCTTCGAATCCGGAGCAGGGGCGGCTGCGGCGCGCGCTCCGCCGCGAAGACCTGTTCACCGTGGTCTGCGACCTGTTCCAGACGGACACCGCCGACTTCGCGGACATCGTGCTGCCCGCGGCCGGTTTTCTCGAGTTCGACGACCTGGTGGCCTCCTACTTTAATTTCACCATTGCTCCCCAGGTCAAGGCCCAGGAGCCCATGGGGGAATCTCTTCCCAACCAGGAAATATTCCGACGTCTCGCCCGGGCGATGGGTTTCGAGGAGCCCGAGCTCTACGAGAGCGACGAGTCCATCATCGAGCACCTGCTGAGCGACGCGTCGTTCCGGGGCGGCTTCGAGGCGCTGAAGCGGGCCGGGACGGTCTTCCTCGACCCCGAGCCGGTCCCCCAGTTCGCCGACCTCCGATTCGAGACGCCGAGCGGGCGGATCGAGATCGCAAGCGCCCAAGCCGAGGCCGACGGGCATCCGAGGGTGCCCCAGCCGATTGCCGACCCCCGGCCTCCCGCGCCCCGCCTGCGGTTGCTGTCGCCCGCGTCCGATTGGCTGATGAACGCCTCCTTCGCCAACGACGCGAAAGTTTCCGAAAAATTGGGCCTCGCCGAAGTGGCCCTCCACCCGGACGACGCGGCCGCCCTCGGCCTGAAGGAGCACGATGAGGTCAAATTGACCAACGAGACCGGCGAGCTCGTGCTGCGGGTGAGATTCTCCGAAGAGACCCTGCCGGGCGTGGCGCTTGCACACAAGGGGCGCTGGCCAAAGCGAGAGCCGGGCCGGGCCAACGTGAATTTTCTCAATCCCGGAAACAAGACTGACATGGGCGAGAGCACCGCGGTCCACGGAATCGAGGTCACCGTTACGCCCGCGACCGGGTGA
- the arsM gene encoding arsenite methyltransferase, protein MRDTERVRKNVSETYARAVTSPSGGHCRANADPGSAAARIGYGREDLESLPSDAVEHAFGCGNPTAFSDVGEGDVVLDLGSGAGIDLLVAAKKVGPTGRVIGVDMTDEMIEKARENVAAAGLSDVVEVRKGTIEDLPVETSSVDWVISNCVINLSPEKEKVFAEIARVLKSGGRMLVSDIVAEGLPDRVRADRALHDSCVGGAISEAEYLAGLRDAGLVDVDVRARRQYGVEEIRALIKSVAGDWEVSPLAADSPLPKVWSINVYARRPKP, encoded by the coding sequence ATGCGTGACACAGAGCGAGTCAGAAAGAACGTATCCGAGACTTACGCCAGAGCCGTGACTTCCCCCTCGGGCGGCCACTGCCGCGCCAACGCGGACCCGGGCAGCGCTGCCGCCCGGATCGGCTACGGGAGGGAAGACCTCGAGTCGCTTCCTTCCGACGCCGTGGAGCACGCGTTCGGGTGCGGCAACCCGACGGCCTTCAGCGACGTCGGGGAGGGCGACGTTGTGCTCGACCTCGGCTCGGGCGCGGGCATCGACCTGCTGGTCGCAGCGAAGAAGGTCGGCCCGACGGGCAGGGTGATCGGCGTGGACATGACGGACGAGATGATCGAGAAGGCCCGCGAGAACGTCGCAGCGGCCGGGTTGAGCGACGTCGTCGAGGTCCGCAAGGGCACGATCGAGGACCTTCCCGTCGAGACGTCCTCGGTCGACTGGGTGATTTCGAACTGCGTAATCAACCTCTCGCCGGAAAAGGAAAAAGTCTTTGCCGAGATCGCCCGCGTGCTCAAGTCGGGCGGCCGGATGCTCGTCTCTGACATCGTAGCGGAGGGCCTGCCGGACCGGGTGCGCGCCGACCGGGCGCTTCATGATTCATGCGTCGGCGGCGCGATCAGCGAGGCGGAGTATCTCGCCGGACTCCGCGACGCGGGGCTGGTGGACGTTGATGTGAGGGCGCGGCGGCAGTACGGGGTCGAGGAGATCCGGGCCCTCATCAAGTCCGTGGCCGGCGACTGGGAAGTGAGCCCGCTGGCGGCGGACTCTCCTTTGCCGAAAGTCTGGAGCATCAATGTTTACGCGAGGAGGCCGAAGCCATGA
- a CDS encoding metalloregulator ArsR/SmtB family transcription factor, producing MSERELSQSPDPRCSNVSACLNHRFFKALCDPNRGAILAQLAECCGPRTVSDIAKRHPIDVSVVSRHLAILRDAGILEAEKQGKEVRYSVRFHDLAVTLRTMAGEIEACCGDPKAEGGETTVTSGKRAGSLTEKETELFAIGASVASGCKPCTNYHVRKGREAGASDEEIGRAVRIAKGVRDKAGARMENHGLNLIGAGREADRRADAQAASRTEAMVALAAAFAVNCTTSVEEHIGAARSAGVTDEDIDSVLRMAGFIRGKAISHVERIAERVRKGVAPGESAAETTGCGCSSEKPDAESGGAS from the coding sequence ATGAGCGAGCGCGAACTTTCTCAATCTCCCGACCCGCGCTGCAGCAACGTGAGCGCCTGCCTCAACCACCGGTTCTTCAAGGCGCTCTGCGACCCGAACCGCGGGGCGATCCTCGCGCAGCTCGCCGAGTGCTGCGGGCCGCGCACAGTGAGCGATATCGCGAAACGACATCCGATAGACGTCTCCGTGGTCTCGCGGCATCTCGCGATCCTTAGAGACGCGGGGATTCTCGAAGCGGAAAAGCAGGGGAAAGAGGTCCGCTATTCCGTGCGGTTCCACGACCTCGCCGTGACCCTTCGCACGATGGCGGGCGAGATCGAGGCCTGCTGCGGAGACCCGAAGGCCGAAGGCGGGGAAACGACGGTCACGAGCGGTAAGCGGGCCGGCTCCCTGACGGAGAAGGAAACGGAGCTTTTCGCGATCGGCGCTTCCGTGGCCTCCGGGTGCAAGCCCTGCACGAACTACCACGTCCGGAAAGGACGTGAGGCGGGTGCTTCGGACGAGGAGATCGGGCGGGCCGTCCGTATCGCGAAAGGCGTGCGGGATAAAGCGGGCGCGAGGATGGAGAATCACGGGCTGAACCTTATCGGGGCTGGCCGCGAGGCCGACCGGCGGGCCGACGCTCAGGCGGCGTCCCGCACCGAAGCGATGGTCGCGCTGGCCGCGGCCTTCGCCGTGAACTGCACGACGAGCGTCGAGGAGCACATCGGCGCAGCGCGCTCCGCCGGCGTCACGGACGAGGACATCGATTCCGTTCTCCGGATGGCGGGCTTCATACGGGGCAAGGCGATATCCCACGTCGAGCGAATCGCGGAACGGGTAAGGAAGGGCGTAGCCCCCGGGGAAAGCGCGGCGGAAACCACCGGGTGCGGGTGTTCATCGGAAAAACCGGATGCGGAATCGGGAGGCGCGTCATGA
- a CDS encoding pre-peptidase C-terminal domain-containing protein — protein MSTTSQASASTAFFSPMRTRRRAKRPGTGLGKLALGAAALLVLLAPGAAFAQCTTTQLTDNAFNDTDPRIHNGQVVWQGWDGSDNEIFFWDGFTTTQFTDNASGDFNPRLHNGQVVWQGWDGSDNEIFLYDGVTTINISNNALEDFDPRIHNGQVVWRGWYGSNYEILFWDGVSTTQLTDNALEDFDPQIHNGQVVWQGWDGSDWEIFFWDGVSTTQLTDNASDDLYSRIHNGQVVWSGWDGSDYEIFLYDGVTTINISNNALHDFDPRIHNGQVVWRADDGSDNEIFLYDGFTTTQLTNNSFADVYPWIHNGQVVWEGSDGSDWEIFFWDGFTTTQFTDNALDDFYPRIHNGQVVWYGSDGSDTEIFYTKMYPGVCGCGVPDDPGYEPNESFATAFPIGEGLLYDARICVAADYDYYSITLASGGTLDVDMHPPVGLDYDLFLYDSSETLVDYSILAGDATEMISYTATAGGTYYVLVRGHDGTQWSTTQFYTLIYGFTPCPTPDEEVYIYMVTVDANSNTVLHFQDPNQPSEVTGYNVYRSMTSPAGPWDLEGSNVTDMDGGTANIQWTDQDSASCTTCYYEVTPYNAACGAEGPM, from the coding sequence ATGAGCACGACGAGCCAGGCATCCGCATCGACCGCCTTTTTTTCGCCAATGAGAACCCGCCGACGGGCGAAGCGCCCCGGGACGGGGCTCGGAAAGCTCGCCCTCGGCGCCGCGGCGCTCCTCGTGCTCCTAGCGCCGGGCGCGGCTTTCGCCCAGTGCACGACGACCCAGCTCACGGACAACGCTTTCAACGACACCGACCCCCGGATTCACAACGGGCAGGTGGTTTGGCAAGGATGGGACGGAAGCGACAACGAGATCTTCTTCTGGGACGGCTTCACGACGACCCAGTTCACGGACAACGCTTCCGGCGACTTCAACCCCCGGCTTCACAACGGGCAGGTGGTTTGGCAAGGATGGGACGGAAGCGACAACGAGATCTTCCTCTACGACGGCGTCACGACGATCAATATCTCGAACAACGCCCTCGAAGACTTCGACCCCCGGATTCACAACGGGCAGGTGGTTTGGCGCGGATGGTACGGAAGCAACTACGAGATCTTATTCTGGGACGGCGTCTCGACAACTCAGCTCACGGACAACGCCCTCGAAGACTTCGACCCCCAGATTCACAACGGGCAGGTGGTTTGGCAAGGATGGGACGGAAGCGACTGGGAGATCTTCTTCTGGGACGGCGTCTCGACAACTCAGCTCACGGACAATGCCTCCGACGACCTCTACTCCCGGATTCACAACGGGCAGGTGGTTTGGAGCGGATGGGACGGAAGCGACTACGAGATCTTCCTCTACGACGGCGTCACGACGATCAATATCTCGAACAACGCCCTCCACGACTTCGACCCCCGGATTCACAACGGGCAGGTGGTTTGGCGCGCAGACGACGGAAGCGACAACGAGATCTTCCTCTACGACGGCTTCACGACGACCCAGCTCACGAACAACTCCTTCGCAGACGTTTACCCCTGGATTCACAACGGGCAGGTGGTTTGGGAAGGATCGGACGGAAGCGACTGGGAGATATTCTTCTGGGACGGCTTCACGACGACCCAGTTCACGGACAACGCCCTCGACGACTTCTACCCCCGGATTCACAACGGGCAGGTGGTTTGGTACGGATCGGACGGAAGCGACACCGAGATATTCTACACCAAGATGTATCCGGGTGTCTGCGGCTGCGGCGTCCCGGACGACCCCGGCTACGAGCCGAACGAGTCCTTCGCGACGGCGTTCCCGATCGGCGAGGGACTGCTCTACGACGCCCGAATCTGCGTGGCGGCGGACTACGACTACTACTCCATCACGCTGGCCTCCGGCGGGACGCTCGACGTGGACATGCATCCTCCCGTCGGACTGGACTACGATCTCTTCCTCTACGATTCCTCGGAGACCCTGGTGGATTACTCCATCCTGGCGGGCGACGCGACGGAAATGATTTCCTACACCGCGACGGCGGGCGGCACCTATTACGTCCTGGTCCGGGGCCACGATGGGACGCAGTGGAGCACGACGCAGTTCTACACGCTCATCTACGGCTTCACCCCATGTCCCACGCCCGACGAGGAGGTGTACATCTACATGGTGACGGTGGACGCGAACTCGAACACCGTGCTGCACTTCCAGGACCCGAACCAGCCATCCGAGGTCACTGGCTACAACGTCTACCGCTCCATGACGAGCCCCGCCGGGCCGTGGGATCTGGAGGGCTCGAACGTCACGGACATGGACGGGGGAACGGCGAACATCCAGTGGACGGACCAGGACAGCGCCTCGTGCACCACGTGTTACTACGAGGTGACGCCGTACAACGCGGCGTGCGGCGCCGAGGGGCCGATGTAG
- a CDS encoding ankyrin repeat domain-containing protein, with protein sequence MAFNVTKDFPEAHSIGRNDFHDRVFLPLRTLALLLLFPLLFAQVACGKSNPDLLEAAQAGNTAEVEQLLEQGADVNAKDEYGGTALMWAARKGHTEMVNALIDAGADVNAKMKGGWTALMFAAGEGYTGIVEILIGKGADVNVKGTFTGLTALMIAAKEDHTGIVEILRKAGAEE encoded by the coding sequence ATGGCCTTCAACGTCACCAAGGATTTTCCCGAGGCCCATTCTATAGGAAGGAACGACTTCCACGACCGGGTTTTTCTTCCTTTGCGAACACTTGCTCTCCTGCTCTTGTTCCCGCTGCTTTTTGCGCAAGTAGCCTGCGGGAAAAGCAATCCAGACCTGCTCGAAGCGGCACAGGCTGGAAATACCGCCGAAGTGGAGCAATTGCTTGAGCAGGGAGCGGATGTGAACGCGAAGGACGAATACGGCGGGACCGCCCTGATGTGGGCAGCAAGGAAGGGCCACACCGAAATGGTGAATGCCTTGATTGACGCGGGCGCGGACGTGAATGCGAAGATGAAAGGCGGCTGGACCGCCCTGATGTTTGCGGCGGGGGAGGGCTACACTGGGATTGTAGAGATTTTGATTGGTAAGGGCGCGGACGTGAACGTAAAAGGAACCTTCACCGGCTTGACCGCCTTGATGATCGCGGCAAAGGAGGATCACACCGGGATTGTGGAGATTCTAAGAAAGGCCGGGGCGGAGGAGTAA
- a CDS encoding ankyrin repeat domain-containing protein: MKSFHRALLFLLPLLFAQAAYAGIDSKLLKAAKAGNTVKVEKLLGKGADVNARDKDDATALMGAAWESHTDTVKVLIDADADVNAEAGYGETALMYAVAGGQTEIVRALIDAGADVNAKDKDGETVLIWAVWDGRTETVKALIEAGADVNAGDKTGTTALMAAAGSGQAGTVKALIDAGADVNAKDKVGATALIWAALNGRPETVKALIEAGADVNVKSEDGSTVLMWAASRGYTDELNGRTEAVKALIEAGAEVNAKDKDGMTALMHAATRGHAEIVEILIQAGAKE, from the coding sequence ATGAAATCTTTCCATAGAGCACTTCTTTTTCTGCTCCCGCTGCTTTTCGCGCAGGCGGCCTACGCGGGCATCGATTCAAAACTACTCAAAGCGGCAAAGGCGGGTAATACCGTCAAAGTGGAAAAATTGCTTGGAAAAGGCGCGGACGTGAACGCAAGGGACAAAGATGACGCGACTGCCTTGATGGGCGCGGCATGGGAGAGTCACACCGATACGGTGAAGGTTCTGATTGACGCGGATGCGGACGTGAACGCGGAGGCCGGATACGGCGAGACCGCTCTGATGTATGCGGTAGCGGGGGGCCAAACCGAGATTGTGAGGGCCTTGATTGACGCGGGTGCGGACGTGAACGCGAAGGACAAAGACGGCGAGACCGTCCTGATATGGGCGGTATGGGATGGCCGCACCGAAACGGTGAAAGCTCTGATTGAAGCGGGTGCGGACGTGAACGCGGGGGACAAAACGGGCACAACCGCCCTGATGGCTGCGGCGGGTTCGGGCCAAGCGGGGACCGTGAAGGCCTTGATTGATGCGGGTGCGGACGTGAACGCGAAAGACAAAGTCGGTGCAACCGCCCTGATATGGGCGGCATTGAACGGCCGCCCCGAAACGGTGAAAGCTCTGATTGAAGCGGGTGCGGACGTGAACGTGAAAAGCGAAGACGGCTCGACCGTCCTGATGTGGGCGGCAAGCAGGGGCTACACCGACGAATTGAATGGCCGCACCGAAGCGGTGAAAGCTCTGATTGAAGCGGGTGCGGAAGTGAACGCGAAGGACAAGGACGGCATGACTGCCCTGATGCATGCGGCAACGAGGGGCCACGCCGAGATTGTGGAAATTCTCATACAGGCCGGGGCGAAGGAGTAA
- a CDS encoding ankyrin repeat domain-containing protein has product MMKTKPLLINTVFFLLPLLFAQTAFGDINSKLLKAAKAGDTAEVERLLEKGADVNAKDKKGRTAMMEAVESGPTEMVKVLIDAGADVNAKDKKGRTALMEAAESGPTEMVETLIEAGADVRASNRNGQTALMGAAIAGYTETVKALIDAGADVNAENVDGWTALWLATAGGHTETAKTLIDAGADVNAKDEYGSTALMYAAEDGYTELVKALIEAGADVSAKDEYDTTALMLAASEGHTETVKVLIEAGADVNTKEKEYGWTALMRAAGSGQAGTVKTLIEAGADVNVKDKNGSTALMYAAAGGHAGIVEMLKQAGAKE; this is encoded by the coding sequence ATGATGAAGACGAAACCTCTTCTTATTAATACAGTCTTCTTTTTGCTCCCGCTGCTTTTCGCGCAGACGGCCTTCGGGGATATCAATTCAAAACTACTCAAAGCTGCAAAGGCCGGTGATACCGCCGAAGTGGAGCGATTGCTTGAAAAAGGCGCAGACGTGAACGCGAAGGACAAAAAAGGCCGGACCGCCATGATGGAAGCGGTAGAGTCAGGCCCCACCGAAATGGTGAAAGTCCTGATTGATGCGGGCGCGGACGTGAACGCGAAGGACAAAAAAGGCCGGACCGCCTTGATGGAAGCGGCAGAGTCAGGCCCCACCGAAATGGTGGAGACCTTGATTGAAGCAGGCGCGGATGTTCGTGCGAGTAACAGAAACGGCCAGACCGCCCTGATGGGTGCGGCAATCGCGGGCTACACCGAAACGGTAAAGGCCCTGATTGATGCGGGCGCGGACGTGAACGCGGAGAACGTAGACGGCTGGACCGCCCTGTGGCTCGCGACAGCAGGAGGCCATACCGAGACGGCGAAAACCCTGATTGACGCGGGCGCGGACGTGAACGCAAAAGATGAATATGGCTCGACCGCCCTGATGTATGCGGCGGAGGATGGCTACACGGAGCTTGTGAAGGCCCTGATTGAGGCGGGCGCGGACGTGAGCGCAAAAGACGAATATGACACGACCGCCTTGATGTTGGCAGCATCTGAGGGCCACACTGAGACGGTAAAGGTCCTGATTGAGGCTGGTGCGGACGTGAACACGAAGGAAAAAGAATACGGTTGGACCGCCCTGATGAGAGCGGCAGGTTCGGGCCAAGCCGGGACTGTGAAGACCCTGATTGAAGCGGGCGCGGACGTGAACGTGAAGGACAAGAACGGCTCCACTGCTCTGATGTATGCGGCGGCCGGGGGCCACGCCGGGATTGTGGAAATGCTCAAACAGGCCGGAGCGAAGGAATGA
- a CDS encoding ABC transporter ATP-binding protein gives MSNQSNDGALVSARDVTKVYKLGTVDVRALRGVTLDVNPGDFLAIVGPSGSGKTTLLNLIGALDSVTSGELTVLGRDMATLDRRRRADLRLRSLGFVFQAYNLVPVLTARENVEFVLELQGVGTERAERAKKILDQLGLAELADRRPSELSGGQQQRVAVARAVASSPKLVLADEPTANLDGENAEILLHMMRDLNETRGITFVFSTHDPRVVAHARRVVTLVDGRVAKDEKKSSPPGATGGK, from the coding sequence GCAACCAGTCCAACGACGGCGCGCTCGTCTCGGCCCGCGATGTAACGAAGGTCTACAAGCTGGGCACGGTGGACGTCAGGGCCCTCCGGGGCGTGACGCTCGACGTGAACCCGGGGGATTTCCTGGCGATCGTGGGGCCCTCGGGAAGCGGAAAGACCACCCTCTTGAATCTCATCGGCGCACTCGACTCGGTGACGAGCGGCGAGCTCACGGTCCTCGGGCGCGACATGGCGACGCTCGACCGGAGAAGGCGGGCGGACCTGCGGCTGCGCTCGCTCGGCTTCGTCTTCCAGGCGTACAACCTCGTCCCGGTGCTCACCGCGCGCGAGAACGTCGAGTTCGTGCTCGAGCTCCAGGGGGTGGGAACTGAGCGCGCCGAGAGGGCGAAAAAAATCCTCGACCAGCTCGGCCTCGCGGAGCTCGCCGACCGCAGGCCCTCGGAGCTCTCCGGCGGCCAGCAGCAGCGCGTGGCGGTCGCCCGCGCGGTCGCCTCCTCGCCGAAGCTCGTCCTCGCCGACGAGCCCACGGCGAACCTGGACGGGGAGAACGCCGAGATTCTCCTCCACATGATGCGTGACCTGAACGAGACGCGCGGCATCACGTTCGTCTTCTCGACGCACGACCCACGCGTCGTCGCCCACGCGAGGCGCGTCGTGACGCTCGTCGACGGGCGGGTGGCGAAGGACGAAAAGAAGAGTTCGCCCCCTGGGGCCACGGGCGGGAAGTAA